acacacacacacacaatgaatagGTGGGAACAATTAACAGACAGGACCCTGACAGTTCTctttatatgaaaattaataaatacaagcACATTttgaaagtacttttttttgAGAATCTCTCAAGAcatgtttacatactgtaaaaaaaaattatttatttttcacacttcttttattttgtgtctgtgtgtcctgAAACCAcactgtttcaaaacaaaattattgtgatttattattgtgtaatgagatcattttacagtttgcaaggtttttttatctttgctacacacacacacacacaaactgattcTTCAGCGGTTCTTTTGGGTGGTtgaggtgctatatagcaccactGCCATACAAAAGAAACCCATTAACCCCTGTATAGTTCTTTAAAAGttctctaactctctctcttAGTCTCTTCTTTTAGTTGggaaaaggatttttaaaaaaattcttcatttttttttccctgaagaTAATGCTGTTCTCAACCCTTTTGCCCCCAAGGCCCCCCTATAAGGAAATATTCCAGGGCCCCCACACATGACTTTTTGACCTCAGAAAAGCATAAAATGATTCAAAACAACAGTTGCCATTGTAGTAAATTCCTATTCATAGCAAACATATGAGAGTAGAGTAACATATCTAGAATCTAACGAGGACAATGGGGTTCTTCTTATGGTTCTACATAACCATTTGACAAGGTGCTGTATAGCTTTAAAGATTTGAAGTGGTTATGAGTCAATGAACCacttttagtgctatttagcacCCTTTCTATCAAGTGTATacttttattacacattttactgaaaatcaACTGAAATATGCTCATAAtagtgaaaaaagtattttattatctttttggCGAGTAAGAGTAGTAAGAGTAAGTAGTTTATTAGAGCAATAGTACTAAGAGCAattcaaaaaatgttattttaaaatgaattattgaacaaaaaaatgcattcctTAATCATTTGCTTTCTTGATTACTTGTtatatgtttacttttattattattgtaattcttattattagtagtagtagtatacaTAATTACAAGAAAGTAAACCCTCccccaattatatatatatatatataatatatatatatatatatatatatatatatatatataatatatataattgggGGAGGGTTTGGTTTAGGTTTACTTTaggtttactttatatatatatatatatatatatatattttgtaccgtcttttcttttcttttcttttcttttctttttttcttttctttttccttttcttttcttttcttttcttttcttttcttttcaacagTGGATGCAGCTGGTTGATGGTTTAGTATAACACAGCATATGCTGGGTATATATCTGCAGTACAGAACGTGTCCTTCcaattttatgaataatataatcaaatattaaaacttttttcctTAAGCTATTCAGTGCATATAACAAAATCGTTAACTCCAAGAATTAAGTTTTATGATGCTCAATCTTTTTCAGTGGTTCATGAAGATTTCGAAATTATATTATGCTCTGATACGGAAGGACAGGTCATGATGGAATCTGATGAAGAGGAGCTGTGGCATGCCGACTATAATCAGAAGAGAGGAGTAGAAACATTACCTGATTTTGGAGATCCTATCACATATCATAGTCATTATGAATTTGGTGTTGGGGGAAATACAGACTTGCAGATATAATTTAGCCTTGTGTGGACTAAATGCTTCAAGAGTCCACCCACCAGAAAATGGGTAAAGCATGAGAAAATGTGATAtgaacttttacatttttgaatgaacattaacactgcatgAAACACCATCAATGTTCCCTTTGATAAGGGTTTATTAAGAGCTTcattaatgacaaaaacatattcacaacTGCATTAATGATTGATGGGCAGTTAGTATCAataacatcaattaaaaaaacgTCACCTTTCCACCACAGTATCTGTGAGCCCCTGTAATTTTTGTCTTATAAAGGCTTAATAAGATttattaatgcttattttaatcAAACCGATTTCATGATTTATATCATGATACAGCAAAAATAGAATCTCATACTGAAAAGTATTGTGTTTATGTTCTTGTAATGTCttaattcagttaaatttttttctttgtgattaaTGAACCCTCTTTATAACTTATTCTTTCTGgaaacagaaatgaaatgagATATATAACATGCATCTAGTGTCATCAAATTTTCCCTCAAAAGTATATGATTTGAATAAAGTTAAGATATCTAAATATATTCATCTCTCAGcatcaattaataaatacagttttgtgtgTTTCTAGATGCACCCCAGACATCCATCTATCTAAAGGATGATGTAGAGCTGGGTGTTCAGAACACTCTCATCTGTCACGTGACTGGCTTCTATCCTCCATCTCTCAGCATCTCATGGACTGTGAATAATGCTAATGTGACAGAGGGCATAAGTTTAAGCCAATACCGTCCAAGGGCAGATGGTACCTTCAACATCTTCTCCACTCTTAAGTTTACACCTGCTGAAGGAGACATTTACAGCTGTACTGTGAACCACAGAGCCCTCCAGGGTCAACCTCAGACCAAAACATGGGGTGAGTGTGGTTTTCAAATTGAATGAATGGACACTGCATTTCAGTACTCTTCCAattctttattctgttgaaatGATCTGTTCAGCTGTTATCATATTAATGCATCATCAAATATTCTATGCATGTATTTTCCAGATGTTGATGTTGCTCTCCCAAGTGTTGGTCCAGCAGTGTTTTGTGGAGTGGGTCTGACTCTGGGGCTGCTGGGAGTTGCTGCTGGCACTTTCTTCCTTGTTAAAGGAAACAACTGCAACTGACTATGGAGCCATGGAGGCAAACTATAAAAGATCGCTTAAATTAACTGCAGCTGAGCAATTAGAAAATAATGCTATTGTGCACTTGTGTGTCATTTTACATGACAGGTAACAATATTGATGTTAAAGATAGATAAATTACCTAAATTTCTGGAtggtttaaaatactttaataaaaagaaaaaaatgatagtTGATGTTTAAATTTCACAGATCAGTTTGGAATTCATAAGATATCTATTGTTACTAAAAACACTTTCTTGTTTCCTTTCCCTGCTAGATTTAGTTCcatttcatataaaattaaaagcataacacattaaacataacatacatttgaaaatgaggtagaaaatattgtcattattgtaatccattaaaataaacttactatacatatattatttactaCTAATTTTGTCCTATGTTTTTTATGATGTATACTTTCCAAATAAAGGAGAATCTGAGCTGTTTGTACTGTCTTCCGGGTTTCTCttgataaaaagaaatatatggGATAATCTTTATATTCTTTTTATGTGGGGGGGGGTGTGCTGTACATACAATCAGGCTTATTGCATGTTATGCAAAATCTCATTAAACACACTTACACTTAATGATACTTTGGTGTTATTGGGTCCCAAAAGTTTATGAAACGTTGTTTCTTGGACATGACAGTGAGCCCTGTGGCGGGTTTGTTTTAGATGGGCTTATTCTCTAAAAGGACAATCTAAATAcaatgattattatcattatcattaattattattattatttgtgttttgggCATGGTGACTTTATTAGATACTGTTGTCTGAGATATTAGTTataagttttatattaaaatagtggGAAAACTACAGCAAGTTCATATGCATTATAACAATACAATTGAGGCGCGACTTTCAGAGTTTTATGATAGTCAATCACTGTTTGTTGAATACCATTGAAATGATCAGTGTAAGTGTTGTAAAATGAATACTACCTTTTATTTTAGCAGACCCCAAGTAAAGCCTGAATCCAAATTGAATATATTGTGCAAAGCATATTTTGAGGATTATCATCCAGGCATTCAGTTAATGATGTATCTAGATGTTTCTATGCAAAAGTTTATTCAGCGTACTGAAATATCTCCAGtgacatccattaaaaataaaaaaataaatccttttggTCTCCTTGCCAGTTTTACCACTGCATTAATTTTGTTTCCAGTAACAGTGGGAGGCTTCCTTTAGGCAAGGGACTCTAAATAAGCATGGTGGAACAGCTcataaatgaaatagaaaacatgAACTTGGAAACTTTAAAGATTTGTGCAAAGTTTAACAGTTGAAATGTTGTAGTGTATAATTTTTGTGTGAGTTATAGTTGCTGACGAGGGGCCATAGCATCTGGGTATGCAGGGTATGGGATGTGCATTATGGCCTGGGCAGATTGGGGGTCTGCCGAGGAGgatcttttaattaaaacaaggaaactaattcttaattcatggccaacataaatatgtatttttttgtctgcatgtcatgtg
This window of the Cyprinus carpio isolate SPL01 unplaced genomic scaffold, ASM1834038v1 S000006617, whole genome shotgun sequence genome carries:
- the LOC109109118 gene encoding LOW QUALITY PROTEIN: HLA class II histocompatibility antigen, DP alpha 1 chain-like (The sequence of the model RefSeq protein was modified relative to this genomic sequence to represent the inferred CDS: substituted 1 base at 1 genomic stop codon), with translation MELYTTVLALTVVLSTDAILVHEDFEIILCSDTEGQVMMESDEEELWHADYNQKRGVETLPDFGDPITYHSHYEFGVGGNTDLQIXFSLVWTKCFKSPPTRKWFCVFLDAPQTSIYLKDDVELGVQNTLICHVTGFYPPSLSISWTVNNANVTEGISLSQYRPRADGTFNIFSTLKFTPAEGDIYSCTVNHRALQGQPQTKTWDVDVALPSVGPAVFCGVGLTLGLLGVAAGTFFLVKGNNCN